In Gadus morhua chromosome 5, gadMor3.0, whole genome shotgun sequence, the genomic stretch CTGATGAGGCAGGGCTaggaggaagcagagagaaCACAGCCACGGGTGTGCACACAGCCTAATGTTATCAGTGCAGCAAAGGATAGGATGCAGTTTCTAGTTGCATTTTATATTCATGCAGGAAATTAATCAAtttataaatacaatatatggAGAAATGCAGGAAAATGTATGCTATAATATGTAGGCCTCATAGTCCACGTGTGAttttaagttattttccaaaAGCTAGAATGGGTTCTCAAGCACCCAACCCGCTCCACACTATTGGGGTGGGCCTGAAAGTGAGACCCACTCCGGCCCTGGTGTACATCAGTGACTGTAATCGATTGAACCAGTGCTCAGGGGCAGGTAGAATAACTATTGGTCAAACAAGTGTTTATGTCTGGTGTATGAATATAATCAGGTATTTTTGAATCTGGTTAATGAAAGAAGTAACTTTTGTTATTTACATTATAGGGAAAGTAGTGTTGAATAGAAATAAGCATGCATAATCAAATACTTAAATGGATTAATTAACTGACATGATTGACCATAATTATACATATCATCGActacacatttaaaaaattaAACAACTCAAATTTCCCATTTCCTTTGTTATAtttattgtaggcctacatagtaATATAGgctatgaaaaaaaatatatagttcaTTCAGAAACAGTGAGCTAGATGGATGTGTATTATGTGTAACTACCATTTCCAATTTCATTGATaataaatctatatatatagttcATTCATAAACAGCTAGCAAGATATTTTCTCGTAGACGTGATAACACATCCGTCCTCAAAATCTGAAAACAGCCACGTTCTCTACATGTGCTTTTACTTCGAAGGCGCGGCGAGTGGATCCGCCGCTCTCAGTTCTCGGGAAGCTCCGCGCTCCGTTATAAAACCCCTGTGGTCGCCGTGCGCAGACGACGCTACGCTCGCCTACGTTGTTTTCCTCATCGCCGGGGTTCCACAGATTGCCGCTGAACTACGCTACTGCGAAGTCGGTATTGACAGCGGCACAACAGACGCGGAATAAGTTACAGgtttctgttttttatttggtgTCGTTTCGTGTGTATTTCGTAATGACACTGTTTCACTGTTACACAGCCGTTTTGTATTTGTCAGCCTTGTTTCTGTAGGCTATATCAATCAATGATGCAGCTAGGCACAGCACCCGTGTTTATTTTTAGCTGCTAACCTGCGCTGACTGCAGTGCAACGAATGGTGGATATCGGTATTGAGTATTTGCTGGAATCGAGTATACCAGTATTACTAAGGGTATGCTATCGCGGAAATGTCGTTTCTGCAAAATCAAGGCTGTTATTCACTATTTCTCTACATGGATTCTAAATAATGCATTGTGGAAGGAGACGTTTGAATAGCTCTGCAGCGTCTGATATGCACTCAGTCAGAATCGGGGCAAGGCCCCTGTCAACAAGATGGCTAGCTTAGTGGATGCATCCAAACACGTCTCACAGCGACAGTACACTCTCTCTGGCTCAGTCGTTTGACATTGGGATAAGAGTATGACATGCAACGCCATTCCAATTTTGTTTTTACCAGCGCGTTTCACCTCCCCGCGTTAACGcttgaataaatacatttaatgttaTGCTATTTAGCCAACATTAGCAACTGGCCTTGGGCTGAGGGGAAGCTACGTTCAGCCAGGAAAGCCAACGCGTCTGACTCGAGTAATCTATCGATGGTTCTCAGACAAATACAAGGCATCACATGCATacgttatatatatttaaactttgGTTATAAAAATGTCAAGCTAATTTTGTTTTTGCAAACCCATCTCTGATTAAATGGCTTATTGTAATGCTCGTCATTAATGTCATGGTTTTTGCAGTGTTGTCAACATTGTATTGATCTGTTCTGCTCTCAGATGGACCAGCAGGCCCAGTCCTATATGCTTGCCAGTTTAACACGGCCTCACTCAGAGCAGTTGCTGCAGGGCCTACAGCTTCTGCGGCAGGATCATGAACTGTGTGACATTGTACTGCGTGTGGGTGATGCTAAGATCCATGCCCATAAAGTAGTGCTGGCCAGCATCAGCCCCTACTTCAAGGCCATGTTCACTGGGAACCTGTCTGAAAAGGAAACGTCGGAAGTGGAATTCCAGTGTATCGACGAGGCTGCGCTTCAGGTCGGTTTGCGGAAAAAGATTTGCTGATGTTCTGCACAAATATATTATGTAGGCCAGTATTTATTTAGTCCCGTTAACTCCTCATCCTCTTTGTCTCACAGGCCATCGTGGAGTATGCCTACACGGGCACAGTCTTCATCTCCCAGGAGACAGTGGAGTCGCTCCTGCCTGCCGCCAACCTGCTCCAGGTGAAACTGGTGCTCAAGGAGTGCTGCTCCTTCCTTGAGAGCCAGTTGGACGCCGGGAACTGCATCGGCATCTCTCGCTTTGCCGAGACGTACGGCTGCCACGACCTGTGTTTGGCCGCCACCAAATTCATCTGTCAGAACTTTGAGGAAGTGTGCAAAACGGAAGAGTTTATCGAGCTGACGCGGGCCGAGCTGGACGAGATTGTTTCCAACGACTGTCTAAAGGTGGTCACGGAGGAGTCAGTGTTCTTCGCGCTGGAGTCCTGGATCAAGTACGACGTGACCGAGAGGCAGCAGCATCTGGCGCAGCTGCTGCACTGCGTGCGCTTGCCTCTCCTCAGTGTCAAATTCCTCACGCGCCTTTACGAAGCCAACCACCTTATACGTGACGACCACGCATGCAAGCACTTACTCAACGAGGCCCTTAAATATCACTTCATGCCAGAGCACCGGCTCTCCTACCAGACGGTGCTGTCCACCAGACCCCGATGTGCCCCCAAGGTGCTGCTTGCGGTCGGGGGCAAGGCGGGTCTTTTTGCCACGCTAGAAAGGTACATCTCACCTTTCTCACTTCTTCTTTCACTTCTATCCGAAAAATTCAAGTCATTAAAACATCTctttctataaatatatataataaataaatacataaataaatgtattctatTGAATAGTATGAGTCTGGATTTTTAAGTTATGTTTGATGCCAGACTCCTGTCATTGAACGCATTTTATATGCGTGCGTAAAAAAGATGATGTACACCGCGTCTTACCGCACAACTAGCAAATTGGTCATGCAGTGTTTGAGTTTGATCATTTATTGGTACTTCCAATTTCGATTGATTTTGAATGCTTTAATTGTTCAGAGGCTCACATTGTTATAGATATAGTAACCTAAACCTTGTCTCCCTTCTCCAGCATGGAGATGTACTTCCCACAGACGGACTCGTGGATAGGGCTGGCCCCACTCAGCGTGCCTCGATACGAGTTTGGCGTGGCGGTGCTGGACCAGAAGGTGTACGTGGTGGGGGGCATCGCCACGCACATGAGGCAAGGCATCAGCTACCGCAGACTAGAG encodes the following:
- the klhl28 gene encoding kelch-like protein 28, which encodes MDQQAQSYMLASLTRPHSEQLLQGLQLLRQDHELCDIVLRVGDAKIHAHKVVLASISPYFKAMFTGNLSEKETSEVEFQCIDEAALQAIVEYAYTGTVFISQETVESLLPAANLLQVKLVLKECCSFLESQLDAGNCIGISRFAETYGCHDLCLAATKFICQNFEEVCKTEEFIELTRAELDEIVSNDCLKVVTEESVFFALESWIKYDVTERQQHLAQLLHCVRLPLLSVKFLTRLYEANHLIRDDHACKHLLNEALKYHFMPEHRLSYQTVLSTRPRCAPKVLLAVGGKAGLFATLESMEMYFPQTDSWIGLAPLSVPRYEFGVAVLDQKVYVVGGIATHMRQGISYRRLESTVECWDPDSNTWSSVERMAERRSTLGVVVLAGELYALGGYDGQYYLQSVEKYVPKLKEWQPVAPMSKSRSCFATAVLDGMVYAIGGYGPAHMNSVERYDPSKDAWEMVAPMADKRINFGVGVMLGFIFVVGGHNGVSHLSSIERYDPHQNQWTACRPMNEPRTGVGSAIVDNYLYVVGGHSGSSYLNTVQRYDPISDSWLDSSGMMYCRCNFGLTAL